From a single Herbiconiux sp. SALV-R1 genomic region:
- a CDS encoding DUF3140 domain-containing protein: MSEAEGHDDRKTRDEFAEAVNMTAKELREWLDTDESKDVGQKPSGGGESTGHESGRHIVRILEKKQADYTADDYAHMRKVVGYVARHSAQRPKGDVEDTAWRHSLMNWGNDPLK; encoded by the coding sequence ATGAGCGAGGCTGAGGGTCACGACGACAGGAAGACGCGGGACGAGTTCGCGGAGGCGGTGAACATGACGGCGAAGGAGCTGCGGGAGTGGCTCGACACCGACGAGTCGAAGGACGTGGGGCAGAAGCCGTCGGGCGGGGGCGAGTCGACGGGGCACGAGAGCGGGCGGCACATCGTGCGGATCCTCGAGAAGAAGCAGGCCGACTACACCGCCGACGACTACGCGCACATGCGGAAGGTCGTCGGGTACGTCGCCCGGCACTCGGCGCAGCGGCCGAAGGGCGACGTCGAAGACACCGCGTGGCGACACTCCCTCATGAACTGGGGCAACGACCCGCTGAAGTAG